Proteins encoded together in one Phyllostomus discolor isolate MPI-MPIP mPhyDis1 chromosome 6, mPhyDis1.pri.v3, whole genome shotgun sequence window:
- the LOC114499437 gene encoding membrane frizzled-related protein isoform X2, with translation MKDCSDIILCVESAELSKTEFCNPAFEPEPGPPCPPLAFQEDARCSIQAPWHGWRPRGLQPDCHFSWLCVLLLASLLLLLLGLLVAIILAQLQAVSPSGASYHPLPARGLATTGTSPTMTTTTSQATGTPKRQQEAGMRPTPQSTCGGLLPGPSGFFSSPNYPSLYPPNAHCVWHIQVSTNHTIQLKIEALSIESMASCLFDRLEIFLEPEGPLLRVCGKVPPPTLNTNASHLRVAFVSDSSVEGFGFYGWYQAVDHGHGSCAHDEFPCDQLICLLPDSVCDGFANCADGSDENNCSAQFSGCGGNLTGLQGNFSATSYLQEYPPQKLCTWHISVPTGHGIELQFHNFSLEAQEECKFNYVEVYETNNSGALGLLGRTGHGISSMGFSAIYRALNATDNSCRLRESSCQDGGCKSLQWMHDTWRDCTDSSDDKCNGALFPSPEMACEPIQVEMCIGLSYNTTAFPNIWVGMATQEEAMEVLRGYKSLTSLSCYQNFRRLLCGLLVPHCTPLGSILPPCRSVCQEAEHQCQSGLALLGTPWPFNCNRLPEAAGLGSCAQP, from the exons ATGAAAGACTGCTCAGATATCATCCTGTGTGTGGAGTCGGCAGAACTGAGCAAG ACTGAATTCTGCAATCCTGCTTTTGAGCCTGAACCAGGGCCACCTTGCCCTCCACTGGCCTTTCAGGAGGATGCCCGCTGTAGCATCCAAGCTCCCTGGCATG GTTGGCGTCCCCGAGGTCTGCAGCCAGACTGCCATTTCTCCTGGCTGTGTGTCCTACTGTTGGCCAGcttgctgcttctgctgctggggctgctggtggcCATCATCCTGGCCC AGTTACAGGCTGTATCCCCATCTGGGGCCTCCTATCATCCACTGCCTGCCAGAGGCCTTGCCACCACTGGCACTTCCCCTACCATGACCACTACCACCTCTCAGGCAACTGGGACCCCTAAaaggcagcaggaggcaggcatGAGACCCACACCCCAGTCCA CCTGTGGGGGCCTTCTTCCTGGACCAAGTGGCTTTTTCAGCAGCCCCAACTACCCAAGCCTTTACCCACCCAATGCCCACTGCGTGTGGCACATCCAGGTGTCCACAAACCATACAATACAGCTCAAGATTGAAGCTCTCAGCATAGAAAGCATGGCCTCCTGTCTTTTTGATCGCTTGGAAATCTTCCTTGAGCCTGAAGGCCCCCTCCTCAG AGTATGTGGGAAGGTGCCTCCCCCCACACTCAACACCAATGCCAGCCACCTCAGGGTGGCCTTCGTCTCTGATAGCAGTGTGGAAGGATTTGGTTTCTATGGCTGGTACCAGGCTGTGGATCATGGGCATG GGAGCTGTGCCCATGATGAGTTCCCCTGTGACCAGCTCATCTGCCTGCTACCTGATTCAGTGTGTGATGGTTTTGCCAACTGTGCTGACGGCAGTGATGAGAACAACTGCAGTGCACAGTTCTCAG GATGTGGGGGGAACCTGACTGGGCTCCAGGGAAATTTCTCTGCTACCAGCTACCTGCAGGAGTACCCTCCCCAAAAG CTTTGCACCTGGCATATCTCAGTTCCTACTGGACATGGCATAGAACTACAGTTCCACAACTTCAGCCTGGAAGCTCAAGAAGAGTGCAAGTTTAACTACGTGGAGGTGTATGAGACGAACAACTCAGGGGCCCTCGGCCTCCTGGGCAG GACAGGTCATGGCATCAGCAGCATGGGCTTCTCAGCCATCTACCGGGCCCTCAATGCCACAGACA ACTCCTGTAGACTCCGAGAATCCTCCTGCCAGGATGGAGGATGCAAGAGTTTGCAGTGGATGCATGACACATGGAGAGACTGCACAGACAGCAGTGATGACAAGTGCAATGGCGCCTTGTTCCCATCCCCAG AGATGGCCTGTGAGCCCATCCAAGTGGAGATGTGCATCGGGCTAAGCTACAACACCACGGCCTTCCCTAACATCTGGGTGGGCATGGCCACACAAGAGGAGGCGATGGAGGTCCTCAGAGGTTACAAG AGCCTGACAAGTCTATCCTGCTACCAGAATTTCCGGAGGCTCCTCTGCGGGTTGCTGGTGCCCCACTGCACCCCACTAGGCAGTATTCTTCCTCCCTGCCGCTCTGTCTGCCAGGAGGCAGAGCACCAGTGCCAGTCTGGTCTGGCACTACTGGGTACCCCCTGGCCCTTCAACTGCAACAGGCTGCCTGAGGCAGCTGGCCTGGGGTCTTGTGCCCAGCCCTGA
- the LOC114499437 gene encoding membrane frizzled-related protein isoform X3 translates to MKDCSDIILCVESAELSKTEFCNPAFEPEPGPPCPPLAFQEDARCSIQAPWHGWRPRGLQPDCHFSWLCVLLLASLLLLLLGLLVAIILAQLQAVSPSGASYHPLPARGLATTGTSPTMTTTTSQATGTPKRQQEAGMRPTPQSTCGGLLPGPSGFFSSPNYPSLYPPNAHCVWHIQVSTNHTIQLKIEALSIESMASCLFDRLEIFLEPEGPLLRVCGKVPPPTLNTNASHLRVAFVSDSSVEGFGFYGWYQAVDHGHGSCAHDEFPCDQLICLLPDSVCDGFANCADGSDENNCSAQFSGCGGNLTGLQGNFSATSYLQEYPPQKLCTWHISVPTGHGIELQFHNFSLEAQEECKFNYVEVYETNNSGALGLLGRFCGAQLPPRLVSSHHQLAVLFRTGHGISSMGFSAIYRALNATDNSCRLRESSCQDGGCKSLQWMHDTWRDCTDSSDDKCNGALFPSPEPDKSILLPEFPEAPLRVAGAPLHPTRQYSSSLPLCLPGGRAPVPVWSGTTGYPLALQLQQAA, encoded by the exons ATGAAAGACTGCTCAGATATCATCCTGTGTGTGGAGTCGGCAGAACTGAGCAAG ACTGAATTCTGCAATCCTGCTTTTGAGCCTGAACCAGGGCCACCTTGCCCTCCACTGGCCTTTCAGGAGGATGCCCGCTGTAGCATCCAAGCTCCCTGGCATG GTTGGCGTCCCCGAGGTCTGCAGCCAGACTGCCATTTCTCCTGGCTGTGTGTCCTACTGTTGGCCAGcttgctgcttctgctgctggggctgctggtggcCATCATCCTGGCCC AGTTACAGGCTGTATCCCCATCTGGGGCCTCCTATCATCCACTGCCTGCCAGAGGCCTTGCCACCACTGGCACTTCCCCTACCATGACCACTACCACCTCTCAGGCAACTGGGACCCCTAAaaggcagcaggaggcaggcatGAGACCCACACCCCAGTCCA CCTGTGGGGGCCTTCTTCCTGGACCAAGTGGCTTTTTCAGCAGCCCCAACTACCCAAGCCTTTACCCACCCAATGCCCACTGCGTGTGGCACATCCAGGTGTCCACAAACCATACAATACAGCTCAAGATTGAAGCTCTCAGCATAGAAAGCATGGCCTCCTGTCTTTTTGATCGCTTGGAAATCTTCCTTGAGCCTGAAGGCCCCCTCCTCAG AGTATGTGGGAAGGTGCCTCCCCCCACACTCAACACCAATGCCAGCCACCTCAGGGTGGCCTTCGTCTCTGATAGCAGTGTGGAAGGATTTGGTTTCTATGGCTGGTACCAGGCTGTGGATCATGGGCATG GGAGCTGTGCCCATGATGAGTTCCCCTGTGACCAGCTCATCTGCCTGCTACCTGATTCAGTGTGTGATGGTTTTGCCAACTGTGCTGACGGCAGTGATGAGAACAACTGCAGTGCACAGTTCTCAG GATGTGGGGGGAACCTGACTGGGCTCCAGGGAAATTTCTCTGCTACCAGCTACCTGCAGGAGTACCCTCCCCAAAAG CTTTGCACCTGGCATATCTCAGTTCCTACTGGACATGGCATAGAACTACAGTTCCACAACTTCAGCCTGGAAGCTCAAGAAGAGTGCAAGTTTAACTACGTGGAGGTGTATGAGACGAACAACTCAGGGGCCCTCGGCCTCCTGGGCAG GTTCTGTGGAGCGCAGCTGCCCCCTCGCCTCGTCTCCTCACATCACCAACTGGCTGTACTCTTTAGGACAGGTCATGGCATCAGCAGCATGGGCTTCTCAGCCATCTACCGGGCCCTCAATGCCACAGACA ACTCCTGTAGACTCCGAGAATCCTCCTGCCAGGATGGAGGATGCAAGAGTTTGCAGTGGATGCATGACACATGGAGAGACTGCACAGACAGCAGTGATGACAAGTGCAATGGCGCCTTGTTCCCATCCCCAG AGCCTGACAAGTCTATCCTGCTACCAGAATTTCCGGAGGCTCCTCTGCGGGTTGCTGGTGCCCCACTGCACCCCACTAGGCAGTATTCTTCCTCCCTGCCGCTCTGTCTGCCAGGAGGCAGAGCACCAGTGCCAGTCTGGTCTGGCACTACTGGGTACCCCCTGGCCCTTCAACTGCAACAGGCTGCCTGA
- the LOC114499437 gene encoding membrane frizzled-related protein isoform X1 — MKDCSDIILCVESAELSKTEFCNPAFEPEPGPPCPPLAFQEDARCSIQAPWHGWRPRGLQPDCHFSWLCVLLLASLLLLLLGLLVAIILAQLQAVSPSGASYHPLPARGLATTGTSPTMTTTTSQATGTPKRQQEAGMRPTPQSTCGGLLPGPSGFFSSPNYPSLYPPNAHCVWHIQVSTNHTIQLKIEALSIESMASCLFDRLEIFLEPEGPLLRVCGKVPPPTLNTNASHLRVAFVSDSSVEGFGFYGWYQAVDHGHGSCAHDEFPCDQLICLLPDSVCDGFANCADGSDENNCSAQFSGCGGNLTGLQGNFSATSYLQEYPPQKLCTWHISVPTGHGIELQFHNFSLEAQEECKFNYVEVYETNNSGALGLLGRFCGAQLPPRLVSSHHQLAVLFRTGHGISSMGFSAIYRALNATDNSCRLRESSCQDGGCKSLQWMHDTWRDCTDSSDDKCNGALFPSPEMACEPIQVEMCIGLSYNTTAFPNIWVGMATQEEAMEVLRGYKSLTSLSCYQNFRRLLCGLLVPHCTPLGSILPPCRSVCQEAEHQCQSGLALLGTPWPFNCNRLPEAAGLGSCAQP, encoded by the exons ATGAAAGACTGCTCAGATATCATCCTGTGTGTGGAGTCGGCAGAACTGAGCAAG ACTGAATTCTGCAATCCTGCTTTTGAGCCTGAACCAGGGCCACCTTGCCCTCCACTGGCCTTTCAGGAGGATGCCCGCTGTAGCATCCAAGCTCCCTGGCATG GTTGGCGTCCCCGAGGTCTGCAGCCAGACTGCCATTTCTCCTGGCTGTGTGTCCTACTGTTGGCCAGcttgctgcttctgctgctggggctgctggtggcCATCATCCTGGCCC AGTTACAGGCTGTATCCCCATCTGGGGCCTCCTATCATCCACTGCCTGCCAGAGGCCTTGCCACCACTGGCACTTCCCCTACCATGACCACTACCACCTCTCAGGCAACTGGGACCCCTAAaaggcagcaggaggcaggcatGAGACCCACACCCCAGTCCA CCTGTGGGGGCCTTCTTCCTGGACCAAGTGGCTTTTTCAGCAGCCCCAACTACCCAAGCCTTTACCCACCCAATGCCCACTGCGTGTGGCACATCCAGGTGTCCACAAACCATACAATACAGCTCAAGATTGAAGCTCTCAGCATAGAAAGCATGGCCTCCTGTCTTTTTGATCGCTTGGAAATCTTCCTTGAGCCTGAAGGCCCCCTCCTCAG AGTATGTGGGAAGGTGCCTCCCCCCACACTCAACACCAATGCCAGCCACCTCAGGGTGGCCTTCGTCTCTGATAGCAGTGTGGAAGGATTTGGTTTCTATGGCTGGTACCAGGCTGTGGATCATGGGCATG GGAGCTGTGCCCATGATGAGTTCCCCTGTGACCAGCTCATCTGCCTGCTACCTGATTCAGTGTGTGATGGTTTTGCCAACTGTGCTGACGGCAGTGATGAGAACAACTGCAGTGCACAGTTCTCAG GATGTGGGGGGAACCTGACTGGGCTCCAGGGAAATTTCTCTGCTACCAGCTACCTGCAGGAGTACCCTCCCCAAAAG CTTTGCACCTGGCATATCTCAGTTCCTACTGGACATGGCATAGAACTACAGTTCCACAACTTCAGCCTGGAAGCTCAAGAAGAGTGCAAGTTTAACTACGTGGAGGTGTATGAGACGAACAACTCAGGGGCCCTCGGCCTCCTGGGCAG GTTCTGTGGAGCGCAGCTGCCCCCTCGCCTCGTCTCCTCACATCACCAACTGGCTGTACTCTTTAGGACAGGTCATGGCATCAGCAGCATGGGCTTCTCAGCCATCTACCGGGCCCTCAATGCCACAGACA ACTCCTGTAGACTCCGAGAATCCTCCTGCCAGGATGGAGGATGCAAGAGTTTGCAGTGGATGCATGACACATGGAGAGACTGCACAGACAGCAGTGATGACAAGTGCAATGGCGCCTTGTTCCCATCCCCAG AGATGGCCTGTGAGCCCATCCAAGTGGAGATGTGCATCGGGCTAAGCTACAACACCACGGCCTTCCCTAACATCTGGGTGGGCATGGCCACACAAGAGGAGGCGATGGAGGTCCTCAGAGGTTACAAG AGCCTGACAAGTCTATCCTGCTACCAGAATTTCCGGAGGCTCCTCTGCGGGTTGCTGGTGCCCCACTGCACCCCACTAGGCAGTATTCTTCCTCCCTGCCGCTCTGTCTGCCAGGAGGCAGAGCACCAGTGCCAGTCTGGTCTGGCACTACTGGGTACCCCCTGGCCCTTCAACTGCAACAGGCTGCCTGAGGCAGCTGGCCTGGGGTCTTGTGCCCAGCCCTGA